From the Gallaecimonas mangrovi genome, one window contains:
- the infA gene encoding translation initiation factor IF-1 has protein sequence MSKEDVIELQGTILETLPNTMFRVELENGHVVTAHISGKMRKNYIRILTGDTVTVQMTPYDLSKGRIVFRQR, from the coding sequence ATGTCGAAAGAAGACGTGATTGAGTTGCAGGGAACAATACTGGAAACCCTGCCCAACACCATGTTCCGCGTCGAGCTAGAGAACGGCCACGTGGTAACTGCCCACATCTCCGGTAAAATGCGCAAAAACTACATCCGCATCCTGACCGGCGATACCGTTACCGTTCAGATGACGCCGTACGACCTGAGCAAAGGCCGCATCGTCTTCCGTCAACGTTGA
- a CDS encoding arginyltransferase, which produces MSVNLLKGLYCGLTKPFPCAYLPEKNEQLLVVTQSPMDAERYEMLLSMGFRRNGSDVYRPYCHQCQACESVRVDVEQFMPGRRQRRVLKKNTDLTVRIEHQFQPHHFDLYCRYINARHHDGGMFPPSESQLTHFAKASWLPMTLICLYKGKRLLACAITDETPVAYSALYTFFDPDEDKRSLGTLGVLTQLEAAKSRGKKWLYLGYQIDACQKMNYKTQYLPFERYCDGAWQRFTEGAS; this is translated from the coding sequence ATGTCCGTTAACCTCTTAAAAGGGCTTTATTGTGGCTTAACCAAGCCCTTCCCTTGCGCTTACCTGCCAGAAAAAAACGAACAGTTGCTGGTGGTAACCCAATCACCCATGGACGCAGAGCGGTATGAAATGCTGCTGTCGATGGGGTTTCGGCGTAACGGCTCTGACGTTTATCGGCCTTACTGCCACCAGTGCCAGGCCTGCGAGTCGGTGCGTGTTGATGTTGAGCAGTTTATGCCGGGCCGGCGCCAACGCCGAGTGTTGAAAAAAAATACCGATTTGACGGTGCGTATTGAACATCAGTTTCAGCCCCACCATTTCGACCTTTATTGCCGCTATATCAACGCCCGCCACCACGATGGCGGAATGTTTCCACCGTCGGAAAGTCAATTAACCCACTTTGCGAAGGCCAGTTGGCTACCCATGACGTTGATTTGCCTGTATAAAGGGAAACGGCTTCTCGCCTGTGCCATCACCGACGAAACGCCTGTCGCCTATTCAGCGCTTTACACCTTCTTCGACCCCGATGAAGACAAGCGTTCCTTGGGAACCTTGGGTGTATTAACGCAGCTTGAGGCAGCTAAAAGCCGCGGTAAAAAATGGCTTTATCTCGGCTATCAAATCGATGCGTGCCAGAAAATGAATTACAAGACGCAATATCTTCCCTTTGAGCGATATTGCGACGGTGCATGGCAACGCTTTACAGAGGGCGCCAGTTAA
- the aat gene encoding leucyl/phenylalanyl-tRNA--protein transferase, translating into MALPELPDNPCLFPDPVQALDQPNGLLAFGGDLSPTRLMAAYRLGIFPWFNPGEPILWWSPDPRGAAVPGDMIMSTSLKKWLKKTPYQYRCNTAFAKVLEGCAAPRDGQKGTWLSPQMRAAYLKLHELGYAHSVEVWLAGELVGGLYGITIGRVFCGESMFHRATNASKAAFAALHARLQGHARLIDCQLMNPHLASLGVKEMPRSHYLQILAEERDKLMPDALWQRGEWPCPLTS; encoded by the coding sequence ATAGCGCTACCCGAACTGCCCGATAACCCTTGCCTGTTTCCTGATCCGGTTCAAGCCTTGGATCAGCCTAACGGCTTGCTTGCCTTTGGCGGCGATCTTTCCCCTACCCGGTTAATGGCGGCCTATCGCCTTGGTATTTTCCCGTGGTTTAACCCAGGGGAGCCGATTTTATGGTGGTCACCCGACCCGAGAGGCGCCGCAGTTCCCGGCGACATGATAATGTCGACCAGCCTCAAAAAATGGCTGAAAAAGACCCCTTACCAATATCGCTGTAATACCGCCTTTGCTAAGGTGCTCGAAGGCTGCGCTGCGCCGCGCGATGGCCAAAAAGGCACTTGGCTAAGCCCGCAGATGCGCGCCGCATACTTAAAACTGCATGAGTTAGGCTATGCCCACAGTGTTGAGGTTTGGCTGGCAGGGGAATTGGTGGGTGGCCTGTATGGCATTACCATCGGCCGAGTGTTCTGCGGCGAGTCCATGTTTCACCGCGCCACCAATGCGTCTAAAGCCGCTTTTGCCGCCCTACACGCCAGACTGCAAGGCCATGCCCGACTGATTGACTGCCAGTTGATGAACCCGCATTTGGCAAGTTTGGGGGTGAAAGAAATGCCGCGCAGTCATTATTTGCAGATCTTGGCTGAAGAGCGTGACAAACTGATGCCTGATGCATTGTGGCAACGAGGAGAATGGCCATGTCCGTTAACCTCTTAA
- the trxB gene encoding thioredoxin-disulfide reductase — MKHARLMILGSGPAGYTAAVYAARANLNPVLITGMQQGGQLTTTTEVENWPGDADDLTGPLLMERMQRHAEKFNTEILFDHIHTVDFSNRPYVLKGDNGEYSCDALIIATGASAKYIGLESENAFQGKGVSACATCDGFFYRNQKVAVVGGGNTAVEEALYLANIASEVHMVHRRDTFRAEKILIDRLYKKVEEGKIVLHLNRTLDEVLGDDMGVTGVRLASTTGEADEEIAVAGTFIAIGHKPNTDIFAGQLDMKDGYLKVKSGLEGNATQTSIAGIFAAGDVMDHTYRQAITSAGTGCMAALDAERYLDSLSD; from the coding sequence ATGAAACACGCTCGTTTAATGATTTTGGGCTCCGGCCCTGCTGGCTATACCGCCGCGGTATACGCCGCTCGAGCCAACCTCAATCCTGTTCTTATCACCGGCATGCAGCAAGGCGGCCAGCTGACCACCACCACTGAAGTGGAAAACTGGCCTGGTGACGCTGACGACCTGACCGGTCCGCTGCTGATGGAACGCATGCAGCGTCATGCCGAGAAATTCAATACCGAAATTCTCTTTGACCATATTCACACCGTTGATTTCAGTAACCGCCCCTATGTGCTTAAAGGCGATAACGGTGAGTATTCGTGCGACGCTCTGATCATTGCCACTGGCGCCTCCGCCAAATACATTGGCCTGGAATCTGAAAATGCCTTCCAGGGCAAAGGGGTGTCGGCCTGTGCTACCTGTGACGGTTTCTTTTATCGCAACCAAAAAGTGGCGGTAGTGGGCGGTGGTAACACCGCAGTGGAAGAAGCATTGTACTTGGCCAACATTGCCAGCGAAGTGCACATGGTGCACCGCCGTGACACCTTCCGCGCCGAGAAAATTTTGATTGACCGTCTTTATAAGAAGGTTGAAGAAGGCAAAATCGTGCTGCACTTAAATCGCACCCTGGACGAAGTACTGGGTGACGACATGGGTGTAACCGGTGTGCGCCTGGCATCAACCACTGGCGAAGCCGACGAAGAAATTGCGGTAGCGGGTACCTTTATTGCCATTGGCCATAAACCCAATACCGACATCTTTGCCGGCCAGCTGGACATGAAAGACGGCTACCTGAAAGTGAAAAGCGGCTTGGAAGGCAATGCCACCCAAACCTCCATTGCTGGCATTTTTGCCGCAGGCGACGTAATGGACCACACCTATCGCCAGGCCATTACCTCGGCCGGTACCGGCTGTATGGCCGCGCTTGATGCTGAACGCTATCTAGACAGTCTGAGCGATTGA
- the ald gene encoding alanine dehydrogenase, protein MIIGVPKEIKNHEYRVGMVPASVRELVNHGHQVIVETNAGLGIGFTDEDYQAAGAAIIDSAEAVFAKAEMIVKVKEPLANERARLREGQLLFTYLHLAPDLPQTEDLLKSGAVCIAYETVTDDKGGLPLLAPMSEVAGRMSIQAGAQALEKSRGGSGLLISGVPGTEPAKVVVIGGGVVGSNAARIAVGMRADVTILDRNVDALRRLDAEFGGRAKVVYSTADALERHVLAADLVIGAVLIPGAAAPKLVTKEHIKNMKQGAAIVDVAIDQGGCFETSKATTHDAPTYIVDDVVHYCVANMPGAVARTSTFALNNATLPYIIKLANKGYKQALLDDKHLLAGLNVANGKLTCKEVADAHGLSFVDPLTIIGA, encoded by the coding sequence ATGATCATCGGCGTACCGAAAGAGATAAAAAACCACGAATATCGCGTCGGCATGGTGCCTGCTTCAGTGCGTGAGCTGGTTAACCACGGTCATCAGGTGATCGTGGAAACCAATGCTGGCCTTGGCATCGGCTTTACCGACGAAGATTACCAAGCTGCTGGCGCTGCCATTATCGATAGCGCTGAAGCTGTTTTCGCCAAAGCAGAAATGATTGTGAAGGTAAAAGAGCCGCTGGCCAATGAACGCGCCCGCTTGCGTGAAGGCCAATTGCTGTTTACCTACCTGCATTTGGCTCCCGACCTGCCGCAAACCGAAGATCTGCTGAAATCTGGCGCTGTGTGCATTGCCTACGAAACCGTAACCGACGACAAGGGCGGCCTGCCGCTGCTGGCACCGATGTCGGAAGTGGCTGGCCGTATGTCTATTCAAGCCGGTGCCCAGGCCCTAGAAAAATCCCGTGGCGGTAGTGGCCTGTTGATTTCCGGCGTGCCCGGCACCGAGCCGGCCAAAGTGGTGGTTATTGGCGGTGGTGTTGTCGGCTCTAACGCTGCCCGTATTGCCGTAGGCATGCGTGCCGATGTGACCATTTTGGACCGTAACGTTGATGCCCTGCGCCGCTTAGACGCCGAATTTGGTGGCCGCGCTAAAGTGGTTTATTCCACTGCTGATGCGTTGGAGCGCCACGTGCTGGCCGCCGACTTGGTGATTGGCGCTGTGCTTATTCCAGGTGCTGCAGCACCCAAACTGGTGACCAAAGAGCACATCAAAAACATGAAGCAAGGCGCAGCCATTGTTGACGTGGCTATCGACCAGGGCGGCTGTTTTGAAACCTCCAAAGCCACCACCCACGACGCCCCCACTTACATCGTTGATGACGTTGTGCATTACTGTGTGGCCAACATGCCGGGCGCTGTTGCCCGCACCTCCACCTTTGCTTTAAACAACGCCACCCTGCCCTACATCATCAAACTGGCCAACAAAGGCTACAAGCAGGCGCTGCTAGACGACAAGCACCTGCTGGCTGGCCTTAACGTGGCAAACGGCAAGCTCACTTGTAAGGAAGTGGCTGACGCCCATGGCCTTTCTTTCGTTGACCCGCTGACCATTATTGGCGCCTGA
- the lrp gene encoding leucine-responsive transcriptional regulator Lrp, which yields MLHSTKKVVKELDRIDRKILKELQNDGRLSNVELSRRIGLSPTPCLERVKRLERQGFIQGYTAIIDPRHIGAALLVFVEVTLERTSSEVFEQFTLAVQKLDIIQECHLVSGNFDYLLKTRVADMSAYRELLGETLLRLPGVKETRTYVVMEEVKNVSKVLIHG from the coding sequence ATGCTGCATTCAACCAAGAAAGTGGTTAAAGAACTGGACCGCATCGATCGCAAGATATTGAAAGAACTACAAAATGATGGTCGCCTATCTAACGTAGAATTATCCAGGCGTATTGGCCTGTCGCCAACGCCTTGTTTGGAAAGGGTTAAACGCTTAGAACGGCAAGGCTTTATTCAGGGTTATACCGCCATTATTGACCCACGTCACATCGGTGCCGCCTTGCTGGTTTTTGTGGAAGTCACCTTAGAGCGCACTTCCTCTGAGGTTTTTGAACAGTTCACCTTGGCGGTACAAAAGCTCGATATCATTCAGGAGTGCCATCTGGTGTCGGGTAATTTTGACTACCTCCTTAAAACGCGGGTAGCCGATATGTCTGCCTACCGCGAGTTATTAGGTGAAACCTTACTGCGTTTGCCCGGTGTTAAAGAGACACGCACCTACGTGGTAATGGAAGAAGTGAAAAATGTTTCCAAGGTATTGATTCATGGGTGA